In the Corallococcus soli genome, ACCACCGCGGGCGGCAGGGTGACCACCGCGACCTGCTGGGGCGTCGTGCCCGCGCCGCGCCAGAAGAACGCGACGGTGAAGGCCGCGATGACGACGACACCCACGGCCACGCCCACCTGCCACGCGGGGCGGGCGCGGGGCACGGGCCGCGCGTCCAGCGACTCCGTCCGGGGGCCCGACGCGTCGACGGACGCCGGCCCGGAGGCGTCCTGCCCGGCGTGGGGGCGCATGCCCACGGTGGGGATGTGCTCCTCGGACGGCAGGGAGGGCAGCCGGGGGATGGACGCGGGGGGCTGCGTCGTCGGGCGCGAGGGCTTCGACTCGGGCAGCGTCTGGAGCGGGCTGCCGGTCAGGTCCAGGATGAACGAGCCCACGTCCGGATACCGGTCCGCCGGCTGCTTGGCCATCGCGCGCTGGATGGCCGCGACCACGTGCGGGGGCGTGCCCGGCGCCAGCGACAGCAGGGGCGCGGGCTCCAGGTGGACGATCTGGTAGATGAGCTCCGCGATGTTGTCGCCGGAGTAGGGCGGCTGGCCGGCGATCATCTCGTAGACCATGCAGCCGAACGAGAAGAGGTCCGTCCTCGCGTCCACGTTGCTGTTGTGGCCCATGGCCTGCTCGGGCGCCATGTACTGCGGCGTCCCCATCAGCACCGAGTCCAGCGTCTGCACCGTGCGCGAGTCGATGAGCTTGGAGATGCCGAAGTCGAGCAGCTTCACGCGCTCGCTCACCACGCCCCCCGCCTCCGTGGGGACCAGGAACACGTTGCCCGGCTTCAGGTCGCGGTGCACCACGCCCGCGCGGTGCGCCGCCTGGAGCGCCGCGCCCATCTGCCGGGAGATGGAGAAGACCTCCGCCAGGGGCAGCTGCTTCTGCTTGCGCAGCCGGCGCGACAGCCCCTCGCCGCGCAGGTACTCCATCACCATGAAGGGCGTGCCGTCCTCCAGGGTGTCGAAGTCCAGCACCTCCACGATGTTCGGGTGGCCCAGCCGCGAGGCGATCTCCGCCTCGCGCCGGAAGCGCACCGCCACCTCCGGCGACAGCGACTCGGCGCCGTGCAGCACCTTGATGGCCACCTGCTTGCCCGGCAGCCGCAGGTGGCGGGCGAGGAAGACCGCCCCCATCCCGCCCTTGCCCAGGACGGTGCCAATCTCATAGGTGGCGTTCAGGATCCGTCCCGTGGTGAGGGGCTCGGACTGGACGGAGGTGGGTTCGGTCGGCTTTTGCATCGGCGGTTCTTTTTCCTACTAAACCGGGCCGACATGATTGGAAAGCACCTGGGTCGGATCCTCCCCAGCAGGTCGGGGGCGCGCCTCCGGATTCACAGGTTCTGAGAGGACAAGCCGTTTTTTCTCGGGCGGCGCCACGAACGGGGTCCGCTCGGAGGCACGGGGCCTCATGAACGCCACGAGCCCCCTGGTGGCTCCAGGAGGCTCGTGGCGCGAACCGCGGGCGTCGTCCTACGGGGGGGGGATGGGCAGCAGCCGCGTCTGGAGGGCCTCTGCTTCCTGGATGTGGATCTGGACCTGCTGCCGCTGGGTCTGGAGCTCCTGGGCCATGGCCGGCAGGGTGACCTGGGGCGTCAGGAGGCTGTCGCCGATGAAGGCGGTGCGCGCGTGCGCGTTGAGCTGCGCGCTCATCAGCGCCAGGTCGAACGCGGCGCCCTGGGGTGCTTCGGGCCCCTGGAGGATCTCCATCATCTGCTGGACCTCCGCCTGCAACTGGAGGCTCAGCGGGCTGTCCTCCGGGGTGATGCCCTGGCTTTGCAGGAACGCATCCAGCCGCTGCCGCGCGGCCGTGTGCTCGGTGACCATGGCGGTGTTGAAGTCGCGCACGGCGGGATCGGTGGCGAGCGGCGCGCCGAAGTTGCCGAGCATCACCTCGCCTTCATTCGCCACCTGCAGCACGCGGGCGATCTGCGCGTCGGTGAGCGTCAGCACCGTGCCGGCGTCCGCGACGGTCTGGAGTCCGGGCGGAGGATTGGTGTCCTTGTCATCGGCGTCGGCGCCGCACGCTGAGCCACCCAGCACCATCGCACCCGCCAGTACCGCACCCAGCCAATATCCTGCCAATCGCATGCGTGACGCTCCTTCTGAGGATTGAGCACGCAGGGTGGGGACCGCCTCGTGGAGTGACCATCAGCGGCTCAGCCGATGCCACTGTGGCGCAGTCCACAGGCCGCCCCACGCAGCGCGCCCGTCCCGGGGCCGGCCGGCAGGTCGCCTGCCGCCAGCGAAGCGGTCCCGGGACGCGCGATTTTCCCGGCGACCCGGTGCGCCAACCCCTAGAGTCCTCCTTGATGAGTGCCCAAGCCGACACCCGCGCCCCGCTCGTCGCCCTGCTGCCGAAGCCTGGCGAGTCTTCTCTCGACGACCGGAGCACCTTCGAGCGGCTCCAGAACGGCATGCCGGAGCCGCTGGAGTCCTGCTTCGAGGTGAGCCACGGCCTCCTGCTCAACCCTCCAGTGCGCCAAACCCTGGCAAGCTCGGAATGAACTTCCGAACTTGCAGCGCACTCCGCCAGGCCGTTGTCGTTGCCGTCGCCGCAGTTGGGTGCGCCACCTCTCAGGAGGCGCCTGAGACCTACGCTTGGGCGCCTGTGCGCCCGCCCGCTGTGCCCGGCACGGGCCTCCCCACTCGCGGGCAGCCAGGGCAGGCTCGCCCCCAGCCCCTGCCGCGAAGCCCGCACAAGCGCATGTTGCCGCCCACCCGGGAGCCGGGCCTTTGGGCTGGAGACGCTCCTCGGGCCTCGCAGGAACCGGAGGCGAACTCCACACCGGAGAGGTCCCAAGCGAACAGGAACGACCCGCCTGCCCCGGTGACGGCGGAGCGCCGCTTGGAGTGCGACCCCC is a window encoding:
- a CDS encoding serine/threonine protein kinase encodes the protein MQKPTEPTSVQSEPLTTGRILNATYEIGTVLGKGGMGAVFLARHLRLPGKQVAIKVLHGAESLSPEVAVRFRREAEIASRLGHPNIVEVLDFDTLEDGTPFMVMEYLRGEGLSRRLRKQKQLPLAEVFSISRQMGAALQAAHRAGVVHRDLKPGNVFLVPTEAGGVVSERVKLLDFGISKLIDSRTVQTLDSVLMGTPQYMAPEQAMGHNSNVDARTDLFSFGCMVYEMIAGQPPYSGDNIAELIYQIVHLEPAPLLSLAPGTPPHVVAAIQRAMAKQPADRYPDVGSFILDLTGSPLQTLPESKPSRPTTQPPASIPRLPSLPSEEHIPTVGMRPHAGQDASGPASVDASGPRTESLDARPVPRARPAWQVGVAVGVVVIAAFTVAFFWRGAGTTPQQVAVVTLPPAVVVAPPADVPTPTPEQKKPVTPTETTTTTAPTPDADPSPDKKPDGEPSTDVKPKVARTPSTASSQSAEKLPDNVREDLAAAQRALDAGKLEEALLHIRRSQRTKITGASYSLLTRVYCQQGDLANTNANWTRVPATERPKVRQYCQKHDIDL
- a CDS encoding DUF4142 domain-containing protein — translated: MRLAGYWLGAVLAGAMVLGGSACGADADDKDTNPPPGLQTVADAGTVLTLTDAQIARVLQVANEGEVMLGNFGAPLATDPAVRDFNTAMVTEHTAARQRLDAFLQSQGITPEDSPLSLQLQAEVQQMMEILQGPEAPQGAAFDLALMSAQLNAHARTAFIGDSLLTPQVTLPAMAQELQTQRQQVQIHIQEAEALQTRLLPIPPP